A portion of the Novosphingobium sp. KA1 genome contains these proteins:
- the rpmF gene encoding 50S ribosomal protein L32: MAVPKRKTTPSRRGMRRSHDALKVEAFHECPNCGELKRPHNLCNACGHYNGREIVAVEV; encoded by the coding sequence ATGGCTGTCCCTAAAAGAAAGACCACCCCGTCCCGCCGTGGCATGCGCCGCAGCCATGATGCGCTGAAGGTCGAAGCTTTCCACGAGTGCCCGAACTGTGGCGAACTCAAGCGTCCGCACAACCTGTGCAACGCTTGCGGTCACTACAACGGTCGCGAAATCGTCGCGGTCGAAGTCTAA
- the plsX gene encoding phosphate acyltransferase PlsX has protein sequence MSLPRIAIDAMGGDEGVRVMIEGAALARRRHDQFKFLLVGDEPRIKSALEAHPNLRASSEILHTEGVISGEDKPSQALRRAKGTSMGRAIEAVKAGDAGAAVSAGNTGALMAIAKLSLRTMPGIDRPALAALLPTLEDHDLVMLDLGANAECDARNLVQFAIMGAAYARVATGREQPRVRLLNIGTEETKGTEMLRDAAAMLKASAADLSMSFDGFTEADKLGRGDMDVVVTDGFSGNVALKAVEGTARFVADLLRRGFTSSLRSKIGFLISKPATELLKHHLDPNNHNGAVFLGLNGIVVKSHGGANAAGVANAVAVTARLLEENVTERISADLARMGGTSLRKTRVQEERA, from the coding sequence ATGAGTCTGCCGCGTATCGCTATCGATGCGATGGGCGGCGACGAAGGTGTGCGCGTCATGATCGAGGGCGCCGCACTTGCGCGCCGTCGCCATGACCAGTTCAAGTTCCTGCTGGTGGGGGACGAGCCGCGGATCAAATCCGCACTTGAGGCTCATCCCAACCTCAGGGCCAGCTCCGAAATCCTGCATACCGAAGGCGTCATCAGCGGTGAGGACAAGCCCAGCCAGGCCTTGCGCCGGGCCAAGGGTACGTCGATGGGGCGCGCTATCGAGGCGGTGAAGGCGGGTGACGCCGGAGCCGCCGTCAGCGCCGGTAATACCGGCGCGCTGATGGCGATTGCCAAGCTCTCGCTGCGCACGATGCCCGGTATCGACCGGCCCGCGCTTGCCGCCTTGCTGCCGACGCTGGAAGACCATGACCTCGTCATGCTCGACCTTGGCGCCAATGCGGAATGCGATGCGCGCAATCTCGTGCAGTTCGCGATCATGGGCGCTGCCTATGCCCGCGTCGCCACGGGGCGCGAGCAGCCGCGCGTGCGTCTGCTGAATATCGGCACCGAGGAAACCAAGGGCACCGAAATGCTGCGCGATGCGGCTGCGATGCTCAAGGCTTCCGCCGCCGACCTGTCCATGTCCTTCGACGGTTTCACCGAGGCCGACAAGCTGGGCCGCGGCGACATGGATGTCGTCGTGACCGACGGTTTCTCGGGCAATGTCGCGCTGAAGGCGGTGGAGGGTACGGCCCGTTTCGTCGCCGACCTGCTGCGTCGGGGCTTCACCAGTTCGCTGCGCTCGAAGATCGGGTTCCTGATCTCGAAGCCGGCCACCGAACTGCTCAAGCACCATCTCGATCCCAATAATCATAACGGCGCAGTTTTCCTGGGTCTCAACGGTATCGTGGTGAAAAGCCATGGCGGCGCCAATGCTGCCGGGGTCGCCAATGCCGTCGCGGTGACTGCGCGACTCCTGGAGGAAAATGTGACCGAGCGGATTTCCGCCGACCTCGCCCGTATGGGTGGGACGTCCCTGCGCAAGACGCGCGTCCAGGAAGAGCGCGCCTGA
- a CDS encoding histidine phosphatase family protein: protein MKTLGIFRHAKSDWNDARLRDFDRPLNKRGRKGAALMGLHIRDHAVKWNRILASPAVRAAQTIELAEEAAGESPPITWDRRLYLASSAILMDLLREQTTDPRTLMLVGHNPGLEDLIFDLVPDDGSSPMRDMVEEKFPTAAFAVIELDIESWSEITEGCGRLVHLTRPRDLDPELGPQIEF from the coding sequence ATGAAAACTCTCGGCATTTTCAGGCACGCCAAATCCGACTGGAACGACGCCCGCCTTCGGGATTTCGACCGTCCGCTCAACAAGCGCGGACGCAAGGGCGCGGCCTTGATGGGCCTGCACATCCGTGACCACGCGGTGAAATGGAACCGCATCCTCGCCTCTCCGGCGGTGCGCGCCGCGCAGACGATCGAACTGGCCGAGGAAGCTGCCGGCGAATCGCCGCCGATCACCTGGGACCGCCGCCTCTATCTCGCCAGTTCGGCCATTCTCATGGACCTGCTGCGCGAGCAGACCACCGATCCCCGCACGCTCATGCTTGTCGGCCACAATCCGGGCCTCGAAGACCTGATCTTCGACCTCGTGCCCGACGACGGGTCGAGTCCGATGCGGGACATGGTCGAGGAGAAGTTTCCGACCGCCGCCTTTGCCGTGATCGAACTGGACATCGAATCCTGGAGCGAGATTACCGAAGGCTGCGGCCGACTGGTGCACCTCACCCGCCCGCGCGACCTGGACCCAGAACTGGGCCCGCAGATCGAATTCTGA
- a CDS encoding DUF2218 domain-containing protein, translated as MSHTIGAEVATPNGAKYVLQLCKHWSHKLETTVEGSTGTVTFPNAMATMAAGDTGIAIAITGENRDDVQGLTDVVARHIDRFAFREAPLTYDWKWQDIARP; from the coding sequence ATGAGCCACACGATCGGGGCAGAGGTCGCCACGCCCAATGGCGCGAAGTACGTGCTGCAGCTCTGCAAGCACTGGAGCCACAAGCTCGAAACCACTGTGGAAGGCAGCACCGGCACGGTGACCTTCCCCAATGCGATGGCGACGATGGCGGCGGGGGATACCGGCATCGCCATCGCCATCACCGGCGAAAACCGGGACGACGTGCAGGGGCTGACCGACGTGGTCGCCCGGCACATCGACCGCTTCGCCTTCCGCGAAGCGCCGCTCACCTACGACTGGAAGTGGCAGGACATCGCACGGCCGTAA
- a CDS encoding MerR family transcriptional regulator: MSQNPDRDPVSQAPLSRFDDGKAADALRTIGEVTKALGVRQHVLRYWEEQFPALQPIKRAGGRRYYRPEDVALIAEIDRLVHREGYTLRGARQALEGGTVPEATGLRAAPASEPASPVADISPERLARLRAIRDKLAAALAA, translated from the coding sequence ATGTCTCAGAATCCGGATCGTGATCCGGTGTCGCAAGCGCCGCTTTCTCGTTTTGACGATGGGAAGGCGGCGGATGCGCTGCGCACGATTGGCGAAGTGACCAAGGCTCTGGGCGTGCGCCAGCACGTGCTGCGTTATTGGGAAGAGCAGTTTCCGGCGCTTCAGCCGATCAAGCGGGCGGGTGGACGCCGCTATTATCGGCCGGAAGACGTTGCCTTGATCGCCGAGATCGACCGTTTGGTTCACCGCGAGGGGTATACCCTGCGCGGTGCCCGGCAGGCGCTGGAAGGTGGAACCGTGCCGGAAGCGACGGGGCTGCGAGCGGCTCCGGCTTCAGAACCCGCGTCGCCCGTAGCGGATATTTCGCCCGAACGTCTCGCGCGGCTGCGCGCCATCCGCGACAAGCTGGCAGCGGCCCTGGCCGCCTGA
- a CDS encoding mechanosensitive ion channel family protein — MKYVDTLQKQLESMAEGFVQALPSLVIALMVLMVTWALARFAVRLADKLTSRATIRNDLKQLLDTLVRLFVWIIGSLVALTVAVPSFTPAGAFAGLGVGALAIGFAFQDIFENFLAGVLIMLRDKMNIGDSIQCQGITGKVERITLRETHIRQFTGELTVVPNSMLFKNPVLILTDEPVRRNEVVVGVSYDSDLDEAERVIRTAVEGTDGLDLAKGVLVVAQEFNASSVDFLVQWWTLTTTNDLRVVKSAVIKRIKAALDQEGIEIPYPYVTNTFKEALPIDRAHTPDKRAA; from the coding sequence GTGAAGTACGTCGATACCCTGCAGAAACAGCTCGAAAGCATGGCCGAGGGCTTTGTGCAGGCCCTGCCCAGCCTCGTCATCGCGCTCATGGTGCTCATGGTTACCTGGGCGCTGGCCCGCTTCGCCGTGCGCCTGGCCGACAAGCTGACATCCCGCGCAACGATCCGCAACGATCTCAAGCAATTGCTCGACACTCTTGTACGCCTGTTCGTCTGGATCATCGGCTCGCTGGTCGCCCTGACGGTGGCAGTGCCGAGCTTCACCCCTGCAGGCGCTTTCGCCGGCCTCGGCGTCGGCGCCCTCGCCATCGGTTTCGCGTTTCAGGACATCTTCGAGAACTTCCTCGCGGGCGTGCTCATCATGCTGCGCGACAAGATGAACATCGGCGATTCGATCCAGTGCCAGGGCATCACCGGCAAGGTCGAACGCATTACCCTGCGCGAAACCCATATCCGCCAGTTCACCGGCGAACTCACGGTCGTGCCCAACTCGATGCTGTTCAAGAACCCGGTGCTCATCCTGACCGACGAGCCGGTGCGCCGGAACGAAGTCGTCGTCGGCGTCTCCTACGACAGCGACCTCGACGAAGCCGAGCGGGTGATCCGCACTGCAGTGGAAGGAACCGATGGCCTCGACCTGGCCAAGGGTGTGCTGGTGGTGGCCCAGGAATTCAACGCCAGTTCGGTGGACTTCCTGGTCCAGTGGTGGACGCTGACAACCACAAACGACCTTCGCGTCGTGAAAAGCGCGGTGATCAAGCGCATCAAGGCGGCGCTCGACCAAGAAGGCATCGAGATCCCCTACCCTTACGTGACCAACACCTTCAAGGAAGCCCTGCCGATCGATCGCGCCCACACGCCGGACAAGCGCGCGGCCTGA
- a CDS encoding beta-ketoacyl-ACP synthase III, which yields MRRSVIVGTGSALPRRAVSNAELAEKVDTSDEWIVERTGISNRHIADADETTSSLATDAARKAIEAAGIDAASIDLIVLATATPDQTFPATATIVQANLGCRGGIAFDVAAVCSGFLYAVGVADSMLRSGMAQRALVIGSETFSRILDWEDRTTCVLFGDGAGAIVLEAQEQEDGEKPRGVLATRLHADGAHNQLLFVDGGPSTTGTVGKLRMKGREVFRHAVTNLAEVLEEVLTETGHTAQDIDWLVPHQANARILDATARKLNLPAEKVVMTVSQHANTSAASVPLALDQAVRDGRIVKGDLVVLEAMGGGFTWGASLIRM from the coding sequence ATGCGGCGTTCGGTCATCGTCGGCACGGGCTCGGCCCTGCCGCGCCGCGCGGTCAGCAACGCAGAACTGGCAGAGAAGGTCGATACCAGCGACGAATGGATCGTCGAGCGTACCGGCATCTCCAACCGTCACATCGCCGATGCCGACGAGACGACGTCGAGCCTGGCCACCGATGCCGCCCGCAAGGCGATCGAGGCAGCCGGCATCGACGCCGCGTCGATCGATCTCATCGTGCTGGCAACGGCCACCCCGGACCAGACGTTCCCGGCCACCGCCACGATCGTCCAGGCCAATCTCGGCTGCCGCGGCGGTATCGCCTTTGACGTGGCGGCTGTCTGCTCGGGTTTCCTCTACGCGGTTGGTGTTGCCGATTCGATGCTGCGCTCGGGCATGGCCCAGCGTGCGCTGGTGATCGGTTCGGAAACTTTCAGCCGGATTCTTGACTGGGAAGACCGCACGACGTGCGTGCTTTTTGGCGACGGCGCGGGCGCGATCGTGCTTGAAGCGCAGGAGCAGGAAGACGGCGAGAAGCCGCGCGGTGTGCTTGCCACCCGTCTGCATGCCGATGGCGCGCATAACCAGCTTCTGTTCGTCGATGGCGGACCGTCGACGACGGGAACCGTTGGCAAGTTGCGCATGAAAGGCCGCGAGGTGTTCCGTCACGCGGTGACGAATCTCGCCGAAGTGCTTGAGGAAGTGCTGACCGAAACCGGTCACACCGCGCAGGACATCGACTGGCTGGTGCCGCATCAGGCCAATGCCCGCATTCTCGATGCGACCGCGCGCAAGCTCAATCTTCCCGCCGAAAAGGTGGTGATGACGGTCTCCCAGCACGCCAATACCTCCGCTGCATCGGTGCCGCTGGCGCTCGATCAGGCGGTGCGGGACGGCCGAATCGTGAAGGGCGACCTGGTCGTGCTGGAAGCGATGGGCGGCGGCTTTACCTGGGGTGCCAGCCTGATCCGGATGTAA
- a CDS encoding PadR family transcriptional regulator, translated as MKHHHNCGMGRGSRGEHGGRGEEFRGEFRGERHGEGRFGPRGMRGRGGFGMERGPFGRDGGDFEGGFPGGRGRGRGGRGEGFGGGFGGGFGPGGGRMGGGRRKRLFDQAELQILLLALIVEAPRHGYELIREIEALSGGDYAPSPGVVYPALTYMEEAGLIAATAEEGARKSYEATGEGRTQAEADAEKAVLLKARLSALAEARDRVDPAPVRRAIHALRTAVHDRLSKDGADREIILQIADALDEATRKIERIEG; from the coding sequence ATGAAGCATCATCACAACTGCGGCATGGGTCGCGGAAGTCGTGGCGAACACGGCGGGCGCGGCGAAGAGTTCCGCGGTGAATTTCGTGGCGAACGCCATGGTGAGGGCCGCTTCGGTCCGCGCGGCATGCGTGGTCGCGGTGGTTTCGGCATGGAGCGTGGACCGTTCGGCCGCGACGGCGGCGATTTCGAGGGCGGCTTCCCCGGCGGTCGTGGACGCGGTCGCGGCGGTCGCGGTGAAGGTTTTGGCGGCGGCTTCGGGGGCGGTTTCGGCCCCGGCGGTGGCCGGATGGGCGGTGGACGCCGCAAGCGGCTGTTCGATCAGGCGGAACTGCAGATCCTGCTGCTCGCGCTGATCGTCGAGGCGCCGCGTCACGGCTATGAACTGATCCGCGAGATCGAGGCGCTTTCGGGCGGCGACTATGCGCCGAGCCCGGGCGTGGTCTATCCGGCGCTGACCTACATGGAAGAAGCGGGCCTGATCGCGGCCACGGCCGAAGAGGGGGCCCGCAAGTCCTACGAGGCGACCGGGGAAGGCCGTACGCAGGCTGAAGCCGATGCCGAGAAGGCCGTCTTGCTCAAGGCCCGCCTGTCGGCACTGGCAGAGGCGCGCGACCGGGTCGATCCCGCGCCGGTGCGCCGGGCCATCCATGCCCTGCGCACGGCCGTGCACGACCGTCTTTCCAAGGACGGTGCCGATCGCGAGATCATCCTCCAGATCGCCGATGCGCTCGACGAGGCGACCCGCAAGATCGAAAGGATCGAAGGATGA
- a CDS encoding integration host factor subunit alpha — protein sequence MRSTETLTRAEIAEAIHRRLGLSRAESLGMVEAILQHMSNALTDGENVKISGFGTFLLRDKGERIGRNPKTGIEVPITPRRVMTFRASQMLKDRIAQV from the coding sequence ATGCGCTCCACGGAAACATTGACAAGGGCTGAGATCGCGGAAGCCATCCATCGCCGGTTGGGCCTGTCACGGGCAGAATCGCTTGGTATGGTCGAAGCCATTCTTCAGCATATGTCCAACGCATTGACCGATGGGGAGAACGTCAAGATCTCCGGTTTCGGTACGTTTTTGTTGCGGGACAAGGGTGAACGTATCGGTCGAAATCCCAAGACAGGGATTGAGGTGCCCATCACGCCGCGTCGGGTGATGACGTTCCGTGCCAGCCAGATGCTCAAGGATCGCATCGCGCAAGTCTGA
- a CDS encoding ATP-dependent DNA helicase has product MAALSIPALHASHAGSWLREGSGSTRPVSKGEAVTAAADTPLLILNAPLVATRLGYPDLSGLDLLELFAFVHPARFVVPTAKGLAHALGLDEPKGDAEVPRLLQEAAGALLATCESDQWAEREGAWTGLQSLVRMRWPWAGLLGAHIRKPERAERWLFTRLPEWEETPELPQPRQIVLEPDAVLRRLAELTGSNAEQRPTQQAYAAEAAYAFAPREARGRPHVVLAQAGTGIGKTLGYLAPASLWAQESGGTVWVSTYTKALQRQLRKESRRAWPEYRPDGSQPVVVRKGRENYLCLLNLEDALQGGFAGRAAIMAQLVARWAAYSQDGDMIGGDLPGWLGTLFRQRGITALTDRRGECVYAGCPHFRKCFIERATRASVGADLVIGNHALVMINAARGRDQASRPTRVVFDEGHHVFDAADSTFAAALTGAEAIELRRWVIGPEKNARGRRRGLSARLADVASYDEAGAKAITAACAAAESLPGDSWMQRIVDGAPSGPLEELFAAARATVYARDESGGQEAGYGLETEAAGLDGPFVERAEAAREALAELRQPLMRLGLRLEALLEDGPDWLDGPGRARIEGARQSLGWRIDLLSAWETMLARLSGPADPEYVDWLAVDRSDAREYDIGIHRHWLDPMKPFASVVLEPAHGVVMTSATLRDGEGWEKAIKRSGVPYIEVTPKLSEHLSPFDYAEQAEVLIVNDIPRGDIPALAGAYGRLIEASGGGVLGLFTAIRRLRAVHGRIADRLARGGLPLYAQHVDPIDTGTLVDIFRDDPAASLLGTDALRDGVDVPGHSLRLVVMEQVPWPRPTILHRARRLAGGGSSYDDGLIRAKLAQAFGRLIRSRGDRGHFVVLSSAFPSRLLSAFPKGTPVHRISLEEALHRVAASVSGETVKDGNHARPPV; this is encoded by the coding sequence ATGGCCGCCCTCTCCATCCCTGCCCTCCACGCCAGCCACGCAGGCTCCTGGCTGCGCGAGGGTTCCGGCTCGACTCGTCCCGTTTCCAAAGGCGAGGCAGTCACCGCAGCCGCCGACACCCCGCTGCTGATCCTCAACGCCCCGCTCGTCGCCACCCGACTCGGCTACCCCGATCTGTCCGGGCTCGACCTGCTGGAACTGTTTGCCTTCGTGCACCCTGCCCGCTTTGTCGTCCCCACCGCCAAGGGGCTTGCCCACGCCCTGGGGCTCGACGAACCCAAGGGCGATGCCGAGGTGCCCAGGCTGCTTCAGGAGGCTGCCGGGGCGCTGCTGGCAACTTGCGAAAGCGACCAATGGGCCGAACGCGAAGGCGCATGGACCGGCCTGCAATCGCTGGTGCGCATGCGCTGGCCCTGGGCAGGCCTGCTCGGGGCACACATCCGCAAACCGGAACGGGCGGAGCGCTGGCTGTTCACCCGCCTGCCCGAATGGGAAGAGACGCCCGAACTGCCGCAGCCCCGCCAAATCGTGCTCGAACCCGATGCCGTGCTGCGCCGACTGGCCGAACTGACCGGCAGCAACGCCGAACAGCGCCCCACCCAGCAGGCCTATGCCGCCGAAGCGGCCTATGCCTTCGCCCCGCGCGAGGCACGTGGCCGCCCACATGTGGTGCTGGCACAGGCCGGAACCGGCATCGGCAAGACCCTCGGTTATCTCGCCCCGGCCTCGCTCTGGGCGCAGGAATCGGGCGGCACCGTCTGGGTATCGACGTATACCAAGGCGCTCCAGCGCCAGCTCCGCAAGGAAAGCCGCCGCGCCTGGCCCGAGTATCGGCCGGACGGAAGCCAGCCCGTGGTCGTGCGCAAGGGCCGCGAGAACTACCTCTGCCTGCTGAACCTCGAAGACGCGCTGCAAGGCGGCTTTGCGGGCCGCGCCGCGATCATGGCGCAACTCGTCGCACGCTGGGCCGCCTATTCGCAGGATGGCGACATGATCGGCGGCGACCTGCCGGGCTGGCTCGGCACGCTGTTCCGCCAGCGCGGCATCACTGCGCTGACCGACCGGCGCGGTGAATGCGTCTACGCCGGCTGCCCGCATTTCCGCAAATGCTTCATCGAGCGCGCCACCCGCGCCAGCGTCGGCGCCGACCTCGTGATCGGCAATCACGCGCTTGTCATGATCAACGCCGCGCGCGGGCGCGATCAGGCCTCCCGCCCTACCCGCGTGGTGTTCGACGAAGGCCATCACGTTTTCGACGCCGCCGATTCCACGTTCGCCGCCGCGCTCACCGGCGCCGAGGCCATCGAACTGCGCCGCTGGGTGATCGGCCCCGAAAAGAACGCGCGTGGCCGCCGCCGCGGCCTCTCCGCCCGCCTTGCCGACGTCGCCAGTTATGACGAGGCCGGGGCCAAGGCCATCACCGCCGCCTGCGCCGCCGCCGAGTCCCTACCCGGCGACAGCTGGATGCAGCGCATCGTCGACGGCGCGCCCTCCGGCCCGCTGGAAGAGCTGTTCGCCGCCGCCCGCGCCACCGTCTACGCCCGCGACGAGAGCGGCGGACAGGAAGCGGGCTACGGCCTCGAAACCGAAGCCGCGGGCCTCGACGGCCCCTTCGTCGAACGCGCCGAGGCCGCGCGCGAGGCTCTGGCTGAACTGCGGCAGCCGCTGATGCGGCTTGGCCTGCGGCTCGAGGCCCTGCTCGAGGACGGGCCGGACTGGCTCGACGGCCCCGGCCGCGCCCGTATCGAAGGCGCCCGCCAATCGCTCGGCTGGCGGATCGACCTGCTCTCGGCATGGGAAACGATGCTGGCCCGGCTCAGCGGCCCCGCCGATCCCGAATATGTTGACTGGCTGGCGGTCGACCGGTCCGACGCGCGCGAATACGATATCGGCATCCACCGCCACTGGCTCGATCCGATGAAGCCGTTCGCCAGTGTCGTGCTGGAACCGGCCCATGGCGTGGTCATGACCTCGGCCACGCTGCGCGACGGCGAAGGCTGGGAAAAGGCGATCAAGCGCTCGGGCGTGCCCTATATCGAAGTCACCCCGAAACTCTCCGAACATCTCAGCCCCTTCGACTATGCCGAGCAGGCCGAAGTGCTGATCGTCAACGACATCCCGCGCGGCGACATTCCCGCGCTCGCCGGTGCCTACGGCCGGTTGATCGAGGCTTCGGGAGGCGGCGTGCTCGGCCTGTTCACCGCGATCCGCCGCCTGCGCGCCGTGCATGGACGCATCGCCGACCGCCTCGCACGCGGAGGCCTGCCGCTCTACGCCCAGCATGTCGATCCGATCGACACCGGCACGCTGGTCGACATTTTCCGCGACGATCCCGCCGCCTCGCTGCTGGGTACCGATGCCCTGCGCGACGGCGTGGACGTGCCCGGCCATTCGCTGCGGCTTGTCGTCATGGAGCAAGTGCCATGGCCGCGCCCCACCATCCTGCACCGCGCGCGGCGGCTGGCCGGGGGCGGCTCGTCCTACGACGACGGCCTGATCCGCGCCAAGCTGGCGCAGGCGTTCGGCCGTCTTATCCGCAGCCGCGGCGACCGCGGCCATTTTGTCGTCCTCTCCTCGGCCTTCCCTTCGCGCCTCCTGAGCGCGTTCCCGAAGGGCACGCCGGTTCATCGGATTTCACTGGAAGAAGCCTTGCATCGCGTGGCCGCAAGTGTTTCAGGGGAAACCGTCAAGGACGGCAATCACGCCCGCCCGCCGGTTTGA
- a CDS encoding MAPEG family protein — protein sequence MILQTTLCLAAAAAVITFWHIARIGQLRMREKVLFGDGGHDLLSRRMRAQLNFVESTPFVLILVAAIEMTGKAGPWLAIVGAVFMLGRVSHGLGMDIPKPNLLRMAGVLVTVLTLLGLSVMAVLIALGRF from the coding sequence ATGATTCTTCAAACCACGCTGTGCCTTGCGGCGGCAGCGGCCGTCATCACTTTCTGGCACATAGCACGTATCGGCCAGCTGCGCATGCGCGAGAAGGTCCTTTTCGGTGACGGCGGCCACGACCTGCTGTCGCGCCGCATGCGCGCCCAGCTCAATTTCGTGGAAAGCACACCCTTCGTGCTGATCCTCGTTGCCGCCATAGAAATGACCGGAAAGGCGGGCCCCTGGCTCGCCATCGTCGGTGCGGTCTTCATGCTGGGACGCGTCTCGCATGGCCTTGGCATGGACATCCCCAAGCCCAACCTGCTTCGCATGGCCGGCGTACTTGTCACCGTGCTCACGCTGCTGGGGCTTTCGGTAATGGCCGTGCTGATCGCGCTGGGCCGCTTCTGA
- a CDS encoding lysine--tRNA ligase, giving the protein MTEQALIEAARVSKAWPFQEAQKLLKRFPNGKLGPDGKLVPVLFETGYGPSGLPHIGTFQEVLRTTLVRRAYEALTGGAPTRLVAFSDDMDGLRKVPDNIPNAEVLAANLGKPLSRIPDPFGTHESFAHHNNAMLREFLDRFGFDYEFVSASDRYNSGEFDAALTRVLECNQGILDIMLPTLREERRKTYSPILPVSPTSGVVLQVPVEVLDPATGMVRFTDEDGSVVEQSVFGGKAKLQWKVDWAMRWYALGVDYEMCGKDLTDSVTQSGKIVQVLGGRKPEGLIYELFLDENGEKISKSKGNGLTIEQWLTYGTEESLGFYLFREPKSAKQLHVGVIPKAVDEYWQFRGNLADQALDKQLGNPVWHLLRANGEGEGAGDSVPVTFSLLLNLVGVLGADATAEQVWSYLGNYIEDARPEAHPELGEMVRAALATNRDFIAPTLKRRAPTANEAEALKVLDAELEKLGGEATAENLQNAVYEIGKNEAYGFESLRDWFKALYETLLGSPQGPRMGSFIALYGVPETRKLIAEALSAA; this is encoded by the coding sequence ATGACTGAACAAGCCCTGATCGAAGCCGCACGTGTGTCCAAGGCCTGGCCCTTCCAGGAGGCCCAGAAGCTGCTCAAGCGTTTCCCGAATGGAAAACTCGGCCCGGACGGAAAGCTTGTGCCGGTGCTGTTCGAGACGGGCTACGGTCCCTCGGGCCTGCCGCATATCGGCACCTTCCAGGAAGTGCTGCGCACCACGCTGGTCCGCCGTGCCTACGAGGCGCTGACGGGCGGTGCGCCCACGCGCCTTGTCGCCTTCTCGGACGACATGGACGGGTTGCGCAAGGTTCCCGACAACATTCCCAATGCCGAAGTTCTGGCCGCGAATCTCGGCAAGCCGCTCAGCCGCATTCCCGACCCGTTCGGCACCCATGAGAGCTTTGCCCATCACAACAACGCGATGCTGCGCGAGTTTCTCGACCGTTTCGGCTTTGACTACGAATTCGTCTCGGCCAGCGACCGCTACAATTCCGGTGAATTCGATGCCGCGCTGACCCGTGTTCTGGAATGCAACCAGGGCATTCTCGACATCATGTTGCCGACGCTGCGCGAGGAGCGCCGCAAGACCTATTCGCCGATCCTGCCGGTCTCGCCGACCAGCGGGGTGGTGCTGCAGGTGCCCGTGGAAGTGCTCGATCCGGCGACCGGCATGGTCCGCTTCACCGACGAGGACGGCTCGGTCGTCGAACAATCGGTGTTCGGCGGCAAGGCCAAGCTGCAGTGGAAGGTCGACTGGGCGATGCGCTGGTATGCGCTGGGCGTCGACTACGAGATGTGCGGCAAGGACCTTACCGATTCGGTCACCCAGTCGGGCAAGATCGTGCAGGTGCTGGGCGGCCGCAAGCCGGAAGGGCTGATCTACGAACTGTTCCTCGACGAGAACGGCGAGAAGATTTCGAAGTCCAAGGGCAACGGCCTGACCATCGAGCAGTGGCTGACTTATGGCACCGAGGAATCCTTGGGCTTCTACCTGTTCCGCGAACCCAAGAGCGCCAAGCAGCTTCACGTCGGCGTGATCCCCAAGGCGGTCGACGAATACTGGCAGTTCCGTGGCAACCTTGCCGATCAGGCGCTGGACAAGCAGCTTGGCAACCCGGTCTGGCATCTGCTGCGCGCCAATGGCGAAGGTGAGGGCGCGGGCGACAGCGTGCCGGTGACGTTCTCGCTTTTGCTCAACCTCGTGGGCGTGCTGGGCGCGGATGCGACGGCGGAACAGGTCTGGTCCTACCTCGGCAACTACATCGAGGATGCCCGTCCCGAGGCGCACCCGGAACTGGGCGAGATGGTCCGCGCGGCGCTTGCCACCAACCGCGACTTCATCGCGCCGACCCTGAAGCGCCGCGCGCCGACCGCCAATGAGGCCGAAGCGCTCAAGGTGCTGGATGCCGAGCTGGAGAAGCTGGGCGGTGAGGCGACGGCCGAAAACCTTCAGAACGCCGTCTATGAGATCGGCAAGAACGAGGCTTACGGTTTCGAAAGCCTGCGTGACTGGTTCAAGGCCCTCTACGAAACCCTGCTCGGTTCGCCGCAGGGGCCGCGCATGGGCAGCTTCATCGCCCTTTACGGCGTGCCTGAAACGCGCAAACTGATCGCCGAGGCCCTTTCGGCCGCCTGA